A region from the Desulfomarina profundi genome encodes:
- a CDS encoding cytochrome ubiquinol oxidase subunit I, producing MNYPIWYLPETGGGFLIALIAILHVFVSHFAVGGGLYLIYCEKKGLAENSQKILDFTKRHARFFLLVTMVFGSITGVGIWFIIALVSPAGASLLVHNFVFGWAAEWVFFTVEIAAAFVYYYMFEKMDSKTHLQVGWLYFISAWISLLLINGIIGVMLTPGAWAENHNFWTGFFNPSFWPSLFFRTFIAILIAGCYGYLSSAFTSDREVHAAMTRFSGKWALAALIGAVPSGIWYLSVLPVPAKDLVMGKSPTIAWVLQWGLVAVILLLIITLVAGILRPAWNLKAVSMVSMVCGLLIIGSFEWTREAARRPYVINEVMYSNSILKKDMDRLNSDGYLKSALWIRNRELSDSNRVEAGRELYIHQCYPCHTLGEVITILSN from the coding sequence ATGAATTATCCGATCTGGTATCTACCGGAAACCGGCGGAGGGTTTCTCATAGCCCTGATTGCCATCCTGCATGTTTTTGTGTCGCATTTTGCCGTTGGAGGCGGTCTTTATCTCATTTACTGCGAAAAAAAAGGACTGGCTGAAAACAGTCAGAAAATTCTTGATTTCACCAAACGACATGCCCGTTTTTTCCTGCTGGTAACCATGGTTTTCGGCTCAATCACAGGGGTTGGTATCTGGTTTATTATTGCCCTTGTCAGTCCAGCGGGCGCCTCACTCCTGGTTCACAATTTCGTGTTCGGCTGGGCAGCGGAGTGGGTGTTCTTCACTGTGGAGATTGCCGCCGCCTTCGTTTACTACTACATGTTTGAAAAAATGGATTCTAAAACCCACCTGCAGGTGGGATGGTTATATTTTATCAGCGCATGGATATCCCTTCTGCTCATCAACGGCATAATCGGTGTCATGCTCACACCCGGTGCCTGGGCGGAAAACCATAATTTCTGGACAGGTTTTTTCAACCCTTCTTTCTGGCCTTCTCTCTTTTTCCGTACATTTATTGCCATCCTGATCGCCGGCTGTTACGGTTACCTGTCCAGTGCGTTCACCAGTGACAGGGAGGTACATGCGGCCATGACCCGCTTTTCCGGTAAATGGGCCCTGGCCGCCCTGATCGGCGCTGTCCCCAGTGGCATCTGGTATCTTTCGGTGCTGCCGGTCCCGGCAAAAGATCTGGTCATGGGAAAATCACCGACCATTGCCTGGGTATTGCAGTGGGGCCTGGTGGCTGTCATTCTCCTCCTGATAATCACTCTTGTCGCCGGCATCCTTCGCCCCGCCTGGAACCTGAAAGCCGTCTCCATGGTCTCCATGGTCTGCGGTCTACTGATAATCGGCTCTTTTGAATGGACAAGAGAGGCTGCCCGTCGTCCCTATGTCATCAACGAGGTGATGTACTCCAATTCCATCCTCAAAAAAGATATGGATAGACTTAACAGTGACGGTTATCTGAAATCCGCTCTATGGATACGCAACAGAGAACTGTCAGACAGCAACAGAGTTGAGGCGGGCAGGGAACTTTATATCCACCAGTGCTATCCATGCCACACCCTGGGGGAAGTAATAACGATCTTATCAAACTGA
- a CDS encoding c-type cytochrome, translated as MSYSALTKYLGKIHKLRYFMPPFAGTQEEQQALAAFIAGELHGKDISNTIQVADSPLARGRLLFEDNCSACHEPDDLASAFEEEDVNSLASLLLNLDEISDEMTPFDGTEKERSELAEYLDSLQGGQ; from the coding sequence ATGAGTTATTCGGCCCTTACCAAGTATCTTGGAAAAATCCATAAGCTGCGCTATTTCATGCCTCCGTTTGCAGGTACACAGGAGGAACAACAGGCCCTGGCAGCCTTTATCGCAGGGGAACTTCACGGCAAAGATATTTCCAATACCATCCAGGTTGCAGACAGTCCTCTAGCCAGAGGCAGGCTGCTCTTTGAAGATAACTGTTCCGCCTGCCATGAACCCGATGATCTGGCCTCCGCCTTTGAAGAGGAAGATGTCAACTCGCTTGCCTCCCTTCTTCTCAACCTTGATGAAATCTCTGATGAAATGACACCATTTGACGGTACGGAAAAAGAACGATCCGAACTTGCTGAATATCTGGACAGTCTCCAAGGAGGTCAATAA